The nucleotide sequence AAAAGAGGGGGAATCATTTAACTGCCAAATAACCAACCAGGAACAAAAACAATAACAATAGATAGTTGAAGGTAAGAAAAAAACTGTGCATGAACCAGTTTAAGATATTGCAAATGTGAAGCTCAAGGATAATGGATGAGATGAAAGATAACATGATACAAGCAGAAAATGAAGAGGTAAATACATTAAAGATGGTATATACCACAACCAGAAACACATTTGCACGTATATCTTCCAGAACTGTGGCCAGAAAATGTATTTTAACAATATCAATTAAGATGGGAGTATATCATACCATTATCATTAGGTTTAACCATACAGAAACAGCTGACAACCaattcttcatcttcttcattcaCAAATTTGACTTTGACTTCGACAAAGAATAGATTGTTGGTGTCACATCCAAAAGCATCAGCTCTTTTAGTCTTCGTAGTGAAATTGAAATGATAGTACCCACGGCCCTCGGAGATATATTGGTACTTCATAACATCTTTCAGTTCATGTGCTAGATCCTAAAATAACATCATCGGTCAGATCAGTTCATGATAATCTGTAGTAGGACAGAGAGTGAGGTTGGGAGGGAGAGCAAGCTAACCCCAAAACGGTTGTGATCATCATTATACTTGTCCACTAAAGCTTGAACTAATAAACGCATTTCACTATGGCTTTCTTCAATAATTTGTGATCTTGGGCCGTTCCTCCTACTGCCATCAGGCCAGTACATAGCCTCTCGTATAGCAATGTCCATTAGAGAAACCCCATCTTGCTCCTTGAACCTAATTCAGATCAGAGCATTTATACAGTTAGTAGATTGTACTTTCTCACAAGGGGGGATAATACAAAGTGATAAACTGATAATAAAGGACTTTGCTAATGAATCAGCCCAACGCATGGTTAGGGTGAATCAGTTTCATGGATAGGGGCCAAACAGCTACCAAGTTGCTTCTAACACTGCTCAAGGTAGCAATCAAAAGCAAAATTGATGTGCTTACAGTTATAAGTTCCCAAAATGCATATAACTCTTAAAAATAGGTATCCATCTTTCATTAAGATTCACAACTCAGTGTGCTCTTATCGTACTGTTTGAACGGTTAACAGAACTTGTTTGGTCTCGCTACAACAATATTTGGTACATGGGGCAGCAGAGTTACCATCTACATTTACTTTGTTAATTTTGAGACAGGCTTATGATTTATGTTCTATTAATTTTAACAACTCTCTTACATATAGAAGTTACTTAAGTGGTTTCAGAACAGGAATTAGAAAACACAAGCCAGTACCCTTTTCAAACTTGTCAGTTTTCTAGTCTAGCTTAGGGACATGCAGTCTTTTCCTGATCAGTGTTGTACAAATTGTGATTAGGTTTTGTTGCCTATACACCATAAAAGCATGTACTGTGTAACCATGTTGGGATATGATAATAAGCTGCAAGTGTGCACACAACACATTTGaaagtaaataatgaaaaatccagAACAAAGTTGGGAGCTGAGAAACTTTACATTGTTGGATGCCGGCGGTCCTCAAGATAGCGATCAATAGCATTGTAAACTTCTTGCAATTTCCTAAATGGCCCACCCACATGAGGATATGTATGGAAAGACCCCCTGCGATCAATTCTGATATAGAAGGTCATCGGCCAATCAGTAGGTGTCCGGGCCAGAATTGGCGACCCAAGAGTCGAGGATTCCATAAATGTTGTAGTGCTCAGCAACTTATTTAAGTGCGAGACAGACGGTTCTCGTCGCAACTGTGCAGGTCCATGTTCCTGACACCTGAATTAAGTGGAACAATCGAACAGGGTCAATAAGTAGAACCAAGATCAATTATCTTATTTAAGTTTGTTTTGCTTTCTGAAAAGAAAAAGGTTGATGGATGCCCCTATAGATTTCCACCAGCAAGCAACTTGCAATCTACCATACAGAAATTCAAGTGAAATTCATAGGGATGCAGCTAAACGAGAACCATCCCTCACTACCGCAACCCACAAGCAATCGACAAACAACAATTCAATCCGCGCCTTTTCTGTCAGACAGTCGGCTAGATCAGAAGTAGAAAACGAGTGACGAAGCGAGTAGACATACGGTGCAGAGCCAAGCCGACGGCGGGAGCGTCCTTCGGAGCGGCCAGGGCGGGAGAGACCATGGCCGGCGCTGCCGCAGGCGTGGCCGGCGCGGCCAGACGCAGAGACTCCCCATAAAGGCCTGTCCATGGCACGGGTCTGTGGTGCGCCGTCCCGGGCAAAGTGATCCTGACGCTGCTCCGCAGGTAGGCTGGGCCGGCCGTGGCGTCCGCGTCCGCGTCCGCGACTTCCAGGGGGCGGCATGGGAGACGACGGGGACGAGGATTAGGGTTTCGTTGGAAGGCGAGAGAGGAGGCAAAAACAGAAGTGCAAGGGAAACGTCCCGCGTTCGAGCGATGGAACCCTCGTTTAGTTGGCGGGGGGTGTCACGTTTGCTTAATTACTTGTCTCCCGCGGCCCCGCcatcttttttcttcttctaaatAAACTCCTCCGACGGCGCGTACGGCAAGGTTTACAGGAAGAGCCATTGGACAGATTATATACGGATACAAGTTCAAGAAAAAAAGATTATATACAGATACGGAGTCCTCTAAAAATACGGAACGGCTGGAGCACCTTTTTTAACCCAACTCCCTCTAAACCAAAAATATTcccaaatgataagtgtcacatGTGTGACACGAAGCAACCTGGTCCGAATGTTGCGAGCACCATTCATTTTTTTTGCACGAATCTTACAGTGCAGTCCTCCTGGCTTGAGCACCACGTCAACGCACAGCGACGTGCGGTGGAACCGCCGCTCGCCACTATCGTCATGATCACCGGTTCTATTGCCAGTAGCCGTTTTCTCCCCCACCCGCATTCACTCGCGTTCCCGACCCGCATTCCACTCCGGTTCTCCTCCCTCTTCGTGGCAGGCGGTTCAACGGCAAGGCGATTCCGTGGCGACTCCACGGCGAAACCATGGTGGAGGTATCGCGGAGGCCTGTCCTCGTCGCCGGGAGTCCATGCAGCCGCTCCATTGCGTCGACCTTGTAGCCGCGCAAAGGTAACCGCGCGAATCCCTCGTTGCTCCCCCATGCTCCTCTGTGATTCCGTGGTGATTCCTTGGCGAATCCGTGGCCGAAGGGTATGGGAGGTCGTTTGCTGCCGCGGGGGCGTCCTGCTACTTGTGATAGGCATTGGGATTTCTCCGAAGAGGAATGGTGATGTAGTATAGTAGTAGATAGTATTTTCCTACTATTTTGTTATGTTTTGGATTGTTATTTCACTTTGTGAcgcaattctaatgtcttttcttgcttaatttgcaagttttacgtgaagAGGTAGATTGCTGGCAGCTCGAATTCTAGAGCGGAAAAGGCTACAGCAAATatagctattctgcacaactccaaatgacctaaAAAAATACGGAGaattgtttggaatatataaaaatattggcggAAGAAATACCAGGAGGGGGGCCACCAGAAAGTCACGagctcaaggggcgcgccctacccccatgggcgagCTATGTGAGCTCGTGGCTCCACTAGCGGGCCTCTAGGGACTTTCAGGACTTTCTCCTATATGATGCTATTTGCACTCAAAAAATCAGAAGaaggctttcgggatgaagcgccgccgtctcgaggcggaacctgggcaggagcacttttgctctccgacagagcgattccgccagggaaaCTTGCCTCCAGGAGGGGAAagtcgaagccatcgacatcaccaatgaCCCTCTCATCTTGgaaggaccaatcttcatcaacatcttcaccagcaccataccatctcaaaccctagttcatctcttgtattcaatctttgtcccaaaacctcatatttgtacttgtgagttgctagtagtgttgattactccttgtagttgctgctagctggtttatttggtggaagattatatgtttagatccttaatgatatttagtacccctctgatcttgaacatgaatatgatttgtgagtatttatttttgttcttgagaACATGGGAGAATCTtgatataagtaatcatgtgaatttggcattcgttcgatactttaatgatatgtatgttgttgcttcttttagtagtgtcatgtgaacgttgactacatgacacttcaccatacttgggcctaaaagaaggcattgtggagtaataagtagattatggtttggtagagtgacataagcttaaaccctagtttttgcattattcgtaagggctgatttggatccatatgtttcatgttatggttaaatttatcttaattcttctttcgtagttgcggatacttgcgagagggggtaattaTAAGAGGGtttcttgttcaagtaagaacaacgccCTAGCTcccgtccacccacatatcaaattatcatagcGAATCTGAATCAACTAAACATGAAGAAAGTGActagatgataattcccatgtgtcctcgagaacgctttgctttatataagagaacattccagcttgtcctttgctataaaaaggactgggccaccttgtTTCACCTTGTTACCTTTGTTACCTGCtacttg is from Triticum aestivum cultivar Chinese Spring chromosome 1B, IWGSC CS RefSeq v2.1, whole genome shotgun sequence and encodes:
- the LOC123091688 gene encoding uncharacterized protein, with product MPPPGSRGRGRGRHGRPSLPAEQRQDHFARDGAPQTRAMDRPLWGVSASGRAGHACGSAGHGLSRPGRSEGRSRRRLGSAPCQEHGPAQLRREPSVSHLNKLLSTTTFMESSTLGSPILARTPTDWPMTFYIRIDRRGSFHTYPHVGGPFRKLQEVYNAIDRYLEDRRHPTMFKEQDGVSLMDIAIREAMYWPDGSRRNGPRSQIIEESHSEMRLLVQALVDKYNDDHNRFGDLAHELKDVMKYQYISEGRGYYHFNFTTKTKRADAFGCDTNNLFFVEVKVKFVNEEDEELVVSCFCMVKPNDNGHCYGCVNNGSVRMKHPNNAAAYTGGHLDLPSGCCSGDWIDYDEDEKAEEDNIRYMFKGMDDPEFLKEFLTLPPGATPIV